Proteins encoded within one genomic window of Ascaphus truei isolate aAscTru1 chromosome 8, aAscTru1.hap1, whole genome shotgun sequence:
- the LOC142502062 gene encoding interferon-induced protein with tetratricopeptide repeats 5-like isoform X1 — MSELLKSSLKSSLLKLECPFTWWSPTKDCDINDMEERLNDQVEFLITTRRYMIYNSLAYIKHLKGENEEAIAQLGIAEEHIPKTQSAERDIKCVVTYGNYAWLYYHTNELEKAQDYINKVATIHKKFETALSSNVLLAEIYGEHGWCVLTICGEYYEKAKECFQKALEIDPENPEWNTGYATAVYRLEGVKETKCPTNELSLELLKRAVQLNPKDTVVRALLGLKHQDLNHAKEAKKCIEEAWRQTPDYPYLLGYVAKFYRREGMTKEALDVLHKAIQLTPSSGFLHHQAGLCYRQNMIQLKRDAKAAKSNFQPTGTYTQQIREMIRYATFYFEKTLELKPSFVYAHVDLANMYTDGNQFQKAKETFQKVLSMENLTCEEKQHIHYSYGVYEEYHRKSESEAIRHYKEVLMISIETKTKQRSEKNLNKLAERIIKRNPSDATGFALLGFVHQQNGENMQAIDCYEKAHECDPYNEEYLSALCDMRLKI; from the coding sequence tgAGCTTTTAAAGAGTTCTTTGAAGAGCAGCCTCTTGAAGCTGGAGTGCCCTTTTACATGGTGGTCACCGACAAAGGATTGTGATATTAATGACATGGAAGAGCGGCTTAACGATCAAGTTGAATTTTTAATCACTACACGCAGATACATGATCTACAATTCGTTGGCCTATATAAAACATCTGAAAGGCGAAAATGAGGAAGCCATTGCCCAGCTAGGAATAGCTGAAGAGCATATCCCAAAAACGCAATCTGCTGAAAGAGACATTAAATGCGTTGTGACCTATGGTAACTACGCATGGCTGTACTATCATACAAACGAATTAGAAAAGGCTCAGGACTATATTAACAAGGTGGCAACAATTCACAAGAAGTTTGAAACCGCTCTCAGTAGCAATGTCCTGCTTGCTGAGATATACGGTGAACATGGTTGGTGTGTGTTAACGATTTGTGGAGAATACTATGAAAAAGCCAAAGAATGTTTTCAGAAAGCTCTTGAAATTGACCCAGAAAATCCTGAGTGGAACACGGGCTATGCAACTGCAGTGTATCGCTTGGAAGGTGTCAAGGAAACTAAGTGCCCGACTAATGAACTATCACTGGAACTGTTGAAACGTGCCGTGCAGCTAAATCCGAAAGATACAGTGGTCAGGGCTCTTCTTGGTTTGAAACATCAGGATTTAAACCATGCTAAAGAGGCCAAAAAGTGCATTGAGGAAGCATGGAGACAAACACCAGATTATCCATATCTACTTGGCTATGTTGCAAAATTTTACAGGAGAGAAGGAATGACGAAGGAGGCTCTTGATGTTCTGCATAAAGCAATACAACTGACTCCCAGCTCTGGATTTCTTCACCACCAGGCAGGTCTTTGTTACAGACAAAATATGATACAACTGAAAAGAGATGCAAAGGCTGCAAAATCCAATTTTCAACCCACTGGTACCTACACACAACAAATAAGGGAAATGATTCGTTATGCCACATTTTACTTTGAAAAGACTCTGGAGTTGAAACCATCTTTTGTATACGCACACGTTGATCTAGCAAACATGTATACTGACGGAAATCAATTCCAAAAAGCAAAAGAAACATTTCAAAAAGTGCTAAGCATGGAAAATCTCACATGTGAAGAGAAGCAACACATCCACTACAGTTATGGAGTTTATGAAGAATATCACAGGAAATCCGAATCTGAAGCCATAAGACATTACAAAGAGGTGCTCATGATAAGCATTGAaaccaaaacaaaacaaagatcTGAAAAGAATTTGAACAAGTTGGCTGaaagaataataaaaagaaaCCCGTCAGATGCCACTGGGTTTGCCCTGCTTGGGTTTGTCCATCAGCAGAATGGAGAGAATATGCAAGCAATTGACTGCTATGAAAAAGCGCATGAATGTGATCCTTATAATGAAGAGTACTTGAGTGCTCTTTG
- the LOC142502062 gene encoding interferon-induced protein with tetratricopeptide repeats 5-like isoform X2 gives MEERLNDQVEFLITTRRYMIYNSLAYIKHLKGENEEAIAQLGIAEEHIPKTQSAERDIKCVVTYGNYAWLYYHTNELEKAQDYINKVATIHKKFETALSSNVLLAEIYGEHGWCVLTICGEYYEKAKECFQKALEIDPENPEWNTGYATAVYRLEGVKETKCPTNELSLELLKRAVQLNPKDTVVRALLGLKHQDLNHAKEAKKCIEEAWRQTPDYPYLLGYVAKFYRREGMTKEALDVLHKAIQLTPSSGFLHHQAGLCYRQNMIQLKRDAKAAKSNFQPTGTYTQQIREMIRYATFYFEKTLELKPSFVYAHVDLANMYTDGNQFQKAKETFQKVLSMENLTCEEKQHIHYSYGVYEEYHRKSESEAIRHYKEVLMISIETKTKQRSEKNLNKLAERIIKRNPSDATGFALLGFVHQQNGENMQAIDCYEKAHECDPYNEEYLSALCDMRLKI, from the coding sequence ATGGAAGAGCGGCTTAACGATCAAGTTGAATTTTTAATCACTACACGCAGATACATGATCTACAATTCGTTGGCCTATATAAAACATCTGAAAGGCGAAAATGAGGAAGCCATTGCCCAGCTAGGAATAGCTGAAGAGCATATCCCAAAAACGCAATCTGCTGAAAGAGACATTAAATGCGTTGTGACCTATGGTAACTACGCATGGCTGTACTATCATACAAACGAATTAGAAAAGGCTCAGGACTATATTAACAAGGTGGCAACAATTCACAAGAAGTTTGAAACCGCTCTCAGTAGCAATGTCCTGCTTGCTGAGATATACGGTGAACATGGTTGGTGTGTGTTAACGATTTGTGGAGAATACTATGAAAAAGCCAAAGAATGTTTTCAGAAAGCTCTTGAAATTGACCCAGAAAATCCTGAGTGGAACACGGGCTATGCAACTGCAGTGTATCGCTTGGAAGGTGTCAAGGAAACTAAGTGCCCGACTAATGAACTATCACTGGAACTGTTGAAACGTGCCGTGCAGCTAAATCCGAAAGATACAGTGGTCAGGGCTCTTCTTGGTTTGAAACATCAGGATTTAAACCATGCTAAAGAGGCCAAAAAGTGCATTGAGGAAGCATGGAGACAAACACCAGATTATCCATATCTACTTGGCTATGTTGCAAAATTTTACAGGAGAGAAGGAATGACGAAGGAGGCTCTTGATGTTCTGCATAAAGCAATACAACTGACTCCCAGCTCTGGATTTCTTCACCACCAGGCAGGTCTTTGTTACAGACAAAATATGATACAACTGAAAAGAGATGCAAAGGCTGCAAAATCCAATTTTCAACCCACTGGTACCTACACACAACAAATAAGGGAAATGATTCGTTATGCCACATTTTACTTTGAAAAGACTCTGGAGTTGAAACCATCTTTTGTATACGCACACGTTGATCTAGCAAACATGTATACTGACGGAAATCAATTCCAAAAAGCAAAAGAAACATTTCAAAAAGTGCTAAGCATGGAAAATCTCACATGTGAAGAGAAGCAACACATCCACTACAGTTATGGAGTTTATGAAGAATATCACAGGAAATCCGAATCTGAAGCCATAAGACATTACAAAGAGGTGCTCATGATAAGCATTGAaaccaaaacaaaacaaagatcTGAAAAGAATTTGAACAAGTTGGCTGaaagaataataaaaagaaaCCCGTCAGATGCCACTGGGTTTGCCCTGCTTGGGTTTGTCCATCAGCAGAATGGAGAGAATATGCAAGCAATTGACTGCTATGAAAAAGCGCATGAATGTGATCCTTATAATGAAGAGTACTTGAGTGCTCTTTG